The uncultured Desulfuromonas sp. genome has a segment encoding these proteins:
- a CDS encoding triphosphoribosyl-dephospho-CoA synthase produces MIRMPLYAPLTTICKTLADDRLSDAFCRGARRELLLTPKPGLVDVLDNGSHEDLNLIVMQQSIDLLRLYYHDLLQVSLDPFDPQAIRAIGLAAEERMMIHCGTNTHKGYVFLSGLVLLALRCGHDLRHALRRVTRLLFADNDRPDSHGERCRQRYACTGIVGECLEGLPAVFEQGLPCYRDYRSQGLDETRAGLALMARLMQVVEDTTSYHRCGAHGAAVVRSDGVALEKRLAAGDSVEGWLVQRNRHYQQLNLTMGGVADLMALTFALDQLLDEEDAV; encoded by the coding sequence ATGATCCGGATGCCGTTATACGCGCCGCTTACCACCATCTGCAAAACGTTAGCCGATGATCGGCTCAGTGACGCGTTCTGCCGTGGTGCGCGGCGTGAGTTGCTGCTGACGCCCAAACCCGGTCTGGTTGATGTGCTCGACAACGGCTCCCATGAGGATCTCAACCTGATCGTCATGCAGCAGTCCATTGATCTGCTGCGCCTGTATTATCATGATCTTCTGCAGGTTTCGCTCGATCCCTTCGATCCACAGGCCATCCGTGCCATCGGCCTGGCCGCCGAAGAGCGCATGATGATCCACTGCGGCACCAATACCCACAAAGGCTATGTGTTTCTCAGCGGTCTGGTTCTGCTTGCCCTGCGCTGTGGCCACGATCTGCGTCATGCGTTGCGCCGCGTGACTCGGTTGTTGTTTGCCGATAATGATCGGCCGGACAGTCATGGTGAACGCTGTCGGCAACGTTACGCTTGCACGGGAATTGTCGGAGAATGTCTAGAGGGGCTGCCTGCGGTGTTTGAGCAGGGTCTGCCGTGTTATCGTGACTATCGCAGTCAGGGACTGGATGAAACCCGTGCCGGACTCGCCTTGATGGCCCGGCTGATGCAAGTGGTCGAGGATACCACCAGCTATCACCGGTGCGGCGCGCATGGTGCCGCGGTGGTCCGCAGCGATGGTGTCGCTCTGGAAAAACGTCTGGCTGCCGGTGACTCGGTGGAGGGGTGGCTGGTGCAGCGCAATCGTCATTATCAACAGCTGAACCTGACCATGGGCGGGGTGGCTGATTTGATGGCCCTGACCTTCGCTCTGGATCAGCTGCTGGATGAAGAAGACGCTGTATAA
- a CDS encoding citrate lyase holo-[acyl-carrier protein] synthase — MMLLQSLNIETEPSSIVCDGLRRDLLDAREQRQWEIDRFIQSGHAAVIQVATNVPGADKAPEGCEALVVWAQAQLEHRLQAVTVLHSRDRAGFYSVLISSRDAIRCKQVAIDVELSRPFARLLDIDVYGTLSGPIHRQALGYPARACLVCEANAVDCIRSKRHDPDAVIRAAYHHLQNVSR, encoded by the coding sequence ATGATGTTATTGCAGTCATTGAATATCGAGACGGAACCATCATCGATTGTGTGCGACGGATTAAGGCGTGATCTGCTCGATGCCCGGGAACAGCGGCAATGGGAGATCGACCGGTTTATCCAGTCGGGCCATGCCGCAGTGATCCAGGTGGCCACCAATGTTCCCGGGGCCGACAAGGCGCCCGAGGGCTGTGAGGCCCTGGTGGTTTGGGCGCAGGCACAGCTTGAACATCGGTTGCAGGCGGTGACGGTCCTGCACAGTCGTGATCGCGCCGGTTTCTACAGCGTGTTGATCAGCTCCCGGGATGCGATTCGCTGCAAGCAGGTCGCCATTGATGTGGAATTGTCACGTCCGTTCGCCCGACTGCTTGATATTGATGTGTACGGGACGCTCAGTGGCCCGATCCATCGTCAGGCGTTAGGCTACCCGGCCCGCGCCTGCCTGGTGTGCGAGGCCAATGCCGTCGACTGTATAAGGAGTAAACGCCATGATCCGGATGCCGTTATACGCGCCGCTTACCACCATCTGCAAAACGTTAGCCGATGA
- the citF gene encoding citrate lyase subunit alpha encodes MARTSLGRWIPESFHGRTCQPYQDPFSRQPDQQRASRPMRRINPGHSKVMASLTEAIEAAGLKDGMCIATHHHLRNGDALLGMVVRAIHALGLRDIVIASSSIHPVHAELLPYLHDGTIAAFECGVNGLIGEMASKGEITCPITVRTHGGRARALMSGEVRVDVAFIAAPCCDRYGNINGFSGPSACGSLGYAKVDADYAQTVIVVTDNLQPYPVAPISIAQTQVDYVVEVERLGDPQKIVSTTTRTTTDPIGLMIAGYAAEVIEASGLLCDGFSFQTGSGGTSLAVAERVRDKMLASHIKGSFGSGGITGYFVDMLEHDLFRSLFDVQCFDLKAVQSIGRHPGHVEIDADMYANPFNRGAVVNQLDVVILGATEVDVDFNVNVNTESNGYLLHNTGGHSDTAAGAKLSVITVPSIRGRLPIIRDAVTTITTPGETIDVIVTERGIAVNERHADLRRELEKRHLPVKDIRQLHKEILALTGQPKPVEFEDDVIAVIEYRDGTIIDCVRRIKA; translated from the coding sequence ATGGCGCGCACTAGTTTGGGACGCTGGATTCCGGAGTCGTTTCACGGTCGGACCTGTCAGCCCTACCAGGATCCGTTTTCACGGCAACCGGATCAGCAACGGGCCAGTCGGCCGATGCGACGGATTAACCCCGGTCACAGCAAGGTGATGGCGTCACTGACCGAGGCGATTGAAGCCGCCGGGCTCAAGGACGGCATGTGCATTGCTACCCACCATCACCTGCGTAACGGCGATGCCCTGCTCGGCATGGTGGTGCGCGCCATTCACGCTCTGGGCTTGCGGGATATCGTCATCGCCTCGAGCTCGATCCATCCGGTACATGCCGAGCTGTTGCCCTACCTTCACGACGGCACCATTGCCGCGTTTGAGTGCGGTGTCAATGGTCTGATCGGCGAGATGGCCAGCAAGGGGGAGATCACCTGCCCCATCACGGTACGCACCCATGGTGGCCGGGCACGTGCTCTGATGAGTGGCGAGGTGCGGGTGGATGTAGCGTTTATTGCCGCACCCTGCTGTGACCGGTACGGCAACATCAATGGGTTTTCCGGGCCGTCAGCCTGTGGTTCTCTCGGCTATGCCAAAGTCGATGCCGACTATGCCCAGACCGTCATTGTGGTGACCGACAATCTGCAGCCCTACCCGGTCGCACCGATCTCCATTGCCCAGACCCAGGTGGACTACGTGGTTGAAGTGGAACGCCTTGGTGACCCGCAGAAAATTGTCTCCACCACCACCCGCACCACCACCGATCCCATCGGCCTGATGATTGCCGGGTATGCGGCTGAGGTGATTGAAGCGTCGGGCCTGCTGTGTGACGGATTTTCGTTTCAAACCGGCAGCGGCGGCACCAGCCTGGCCGTGGCCGAGCGGGTGCGCGACAAGATGCTCGCCAGCCATATCAAGGGCAGCTTCGGCAGTGGCGGCATCACCGGCTATTTTGTCGATATGCTCGAACACGATCTGTTTCGCAGTTTGTTTGACGTGCAGTGCTTTGATCTGAAGGCGGTGCAGTCCATCGGCCGCCATCCCGGCCATGTTGAGATCGATGCCGATATGTATGCCAACCCGTTCAATCGGGGGGCGGTGGTCAATCAGCTCGATGTCGTGATTCTCGGTGCCACCGAGGTGGACGTGGATTTCAACGTCAATGTGAATACCGAGTCCAACGGCTATCTGCTCCACAACACCGGTGGCCATAGTGATACCGCTGCCGGAGCCAAGTTGTCGGTGATCACGGTGCCGTCCATTCGTGGTCGGCTGCCGATCATTCGCGATGCCGTGACGACGATCACCACGCCGGGAGAAACCATCGATGTCATTGTCACCGAGCGCGGTATTGCCGTCAATGAGCGCCATGCCGACCTGCGGCGCGAACTGGAGAAACGCCATCTGCCGGTGAAGGATATTCGCCAGTTGCACAAAGAGATTCTTGCCCTGACCGGCCAACCCAAACCTGTGGAGTTCGAGGATGATGTTATTGCAGTCATTGAATATCGAGACGGAACCATCATCGATTGTGTGCGACGGATTAAGGCGTGA
- a CDS encoding aldolase/citrate lyase family protein, with translation MKDELSLRRSLLYVPGNMPSMLQNVPLFPCDAVFIDLEDAVPLNEKDAARILVSRFIACYVDRNKEVFVRINALDTPWGHDDLRQVLPSRPDGIRLPKADTPEIVERLDTLLTEMEEELGVTIGTFKVIPSIESALGVINAIKIARCSSRVIALAFGAEDYTASMEIERTKGGEELFHARARVLWAAKAAGIQAIDTIFADVGDMDSFHNEVELIKNLGFTGKSLVNPRQIAVVHAVFAPKQEEINYALQVIEAIIRAREMGTGVISLDGKMVDAPVVKRAARMIKTAVSQGLLEYELDDEVIYGAH, from the coding sequence ATGAAGGATGAGCTTTCCCTGCGGCGTTCTCTGCTCTATGTGCCGGGCAATATGCCGTCGATGTTGCAGAATGTGCCGTTGTTTCCCTGTGATGCGGTGTTTATTGATCTGGAGGATGCGGTTCCTCTCAACGAAAAAGATGCCGCGCGGATTCTGGTCAGCCGTTTTATTGCCTGCTATGTCGACCGCAATAAAGAGGTGTTTGTGCGCATTAACGCGCTGGACACGCCGTGGGGGCATGACGATCTGCGTCAGGTGTTGCCGTCACGGCCGGACGGGATTCGCCTGCCCAAGGCCGACACGCCGGAGATTGTCGAGCGTCTTGATACCCTGCTCACCGAGATGGAAGAGGAGCTTGGGGTCACCATTGGCACGTTTAAAGTGATCCCCTCCATTGAGAGCGCTTTGGGGGTGATCAATGCCATCAAAATCGCTCGCTGCTCGTCGCGGGTGATTGCCCTGGCGTTTGGTGCTGAGGATTACACCGCCAGCATGGAGATTGAGCGGACCAAGGGGGGCGAAGAGCTGTTTCATGCCCGGGCGCGGGTGTTGTGGGCCGCCAAGGCCGCAGGCATTCAGGCCATCGACACCATCTTTGCCGATGTCGGCGATATGGACAGTTTTCACAATGAAGTGGAATTGATCAAAAATCTCGGTTTTACCGGCAAATCGTTGGTCAATCCCCGCCAGATTGCCGTGGTTCATGCCGTCTTTGCACCGAAACAGGAGGAGATCAATTACGCCCTGCAGGTGATTGAGGCGATTATCCGGGCGCGTGAAATGGGCACCGGCGTGATCTCCCTTGACGGCAAAATGGTCGATGCGCCGGTGGTCAAGCGGGCGGCGCGGATGATCAAAACCGCCGTCTCCCAGGGCTTGTTGGAGTATGAACTCGATGATGAGGTGATCTATGGCGCGCACTAG
- a CDS encoding PPC domain-containing DNA-binding protein translates to MKNVWFKECSGGRRFLVKISQGEWLVESLRRFAAEAGVRSAVILSAVGSVTQVTFRGIKAGARLPITEARMTVHDVEGPLELLGLEGNMVPNDQSQCDCHLHILMSRSSGEVIGGHLFDARVFACCEIMLSEFHGAGVERHMSQSGGISTIYLED, encoded by the coding sequence ATGAAAAATGTGTGGTTTAAAGAATGTTCCGGCGGGCGCCGTTTTCTGGTCAAGATCTCTCAGGGCGAGTGGCTGGTGGAATCTCTGCGCCGTTTTGCCGCTGAGGCGGGTGTGCGCAGTGCCGTGATCCTTTCTGCTGTGGGTTCGGTCACCCAGGTGACATTTCGCGGTATCAAGGCCGGAGCCAGGTTGCCGATTACCGAGGCGCGCATGACGGTCCACGATGTGGAGGGCCCATTGGAGCTGCTTGGTCTCGAAGGCAACATGGTGCCCAATGATCAGAGCCAGTGTGATTGCCATCTGCATATCCTCATGTCGCGTTCCTCCGGTGAGGTGATCGGTGGTCACCTGTTTGATGCGCGGGTGTTTGCCTGTTGCGAAATCATGCTCAGTGAATTCCATGGTGCCGGCGTGGAACGCCATATGTCGCAAAGCGGCGGGATTTCGACCATCTACCTGGAGGATTAA
- the citD gene encoding citrate lyase acyl carrier protein has product MEICCKAQAGTMQSSDLMVFVEPADTLVIEIESTVVKQFEHLIRQRIEEKLEQLGVACGKVRVSDRGALDYAIDARIETAIRRAQGENE; this is encoded by the coding sequence ATGGAGATTTGTTGTAAAGCTCAGGCAGGGACCATGCAATCAAGTGACCTGATGGTGTTTGTCGAACCGGCTGACACGCTGGTGATCGAGATCGAATCAACGGTTGTTAAACAGTTCGAACACCTGATCCGGCAACGCATTGAGGAGAAATTAGAGCAACTCGGCGTCGCTTGCGGCAAGGTGCGGGTCAGTGACCGTGGGGCGTTGGACTACGCCATTGATGCGCGTATCGAAACGGCAATCCGAAGGGCGCAGGGAGAGAATGAATGA
- the citC gene encoding [citrate (pro-3S)-lyase] ligase: protein MVQQVMTDEQRGEVKQFLARFDLAYEPEHDDLLAVWDAGGQIVACGARQRALLKMIAIDPAEQDSPMFGELVGALIKNGFAAGLETFFVITRPHHALSFEATNFRLLCLTDQVALLEYGPGLSAYVERHQHTRYHGNNGAVVINANPFTLGHRYLIETASQQVDRLYVFVVEEDSSSFPFAVRYDLVCRGVADLDNVAVLPSGPYAVSAITFPGYFLRDSAVVEAQQHQLDAVLFARQLAPRFTICRRFIGSEPYCEITRRYNEALQKILPTLGVDVVEVPRVTTSDGVISASTVRKLLQQRAVSTVEKLVPSTTLHYLQSAAFTGLRPLAGRH, encoded by the coding sequence ATGGTTCAACAGGTGATGACGGACGAACAGCGTGGTGAGGTGAAACAGTTCCTGGCCCGCTTTGATCTGGCCTATGAGCCGGAACATGATGACTTGCTGGCGGTGTGGGATGCCGGCGGCCAGATTGTGGCCTGTGGCGCGCGCCAGCGGGCGTTGCTGAAGATGATCGCCATCGATCCTGCTGAGCAGGACAGCCCGATGTTTGGCGAGCTGGTAGGTGCTTTGATAAAAAATGGCTTTGCCGCCGGCCTTGAAACCTTCTTTGTGATCACCCGTCCACACCATGCCTTGAGTTTTGAAGCCACCAATTTCCGTCTGCTCTGTCTGACCGATCAAGTGGCGCTGCTCGAATACGGTCCGGGTTTGAGCGCCTATGTCGAGCGCCATCAGCATACGCGTTATCACGGCAATAACGGCGCCGTGGTGATCAATGCCAACCCGTTTACCCTCGGCCATCGTTATCTGATCGAAACGGCGTCTCAGCAGGTGGATCGGCTTTATGTGTTTGTGGTGGAAGAGGACAGTTCAAGTTTTCCCTTTGCAGTGCGTTACGACCTGGTGTGCCGGGGGGTTGCTGATCTGGACAATGTCGCTGTTCTGCCCAGTGGCCCCTACGCTGTCAGCGCCATCACCTTTCCCGGTTATTTCCTCCGCGACAGCGCTGTGGTGGAAGCGCAGCAGCATCAGCTTGATGCCGTGCTGTTTGCCCGCCAGTTAGCTCCGCGGTTTACCATCTGCCGCCGCTTTATCGGCAGTGAGCCCTATTGTGAGATCACCCGGCGTTACAACGAGGCACTGCAAAAAATTCTGCCGACACTGGGTGTTGATGTTGTTGAAGTGCCCCGCGTTACCACCAGTGACGGCGTGATCAGCGCGTCAACGGTCCGCAAGCTGTTGCAGCAACGCGCGGTCAGTACGGTGGAAAAACTGGTGCCGTCAACCACGTTGCATTACCTGCAGTCTGCCGCATTCACCGGGCTTCGTCCGCTGGCCGGGAGGCACTGA